A stretch of Brassica rapa cultivar Chiifu-401-42 chromosome A08, CAAS_Brap_v3.01, whole genome shotgun sequence DNA encodes these proteins:
- the LOC103836452 gene encoding ran-binding protein 1 homolog a — protein MATNEPEHEPRDVEEAGANEDEDTGAQVAPIVRLEEVAVTTGEEDEDAVLDLKSKLYRFDKEANQWKERGAGTVKLLKHKSTGKIRLVMRQSKTLKICANHFVTQGMSVQEHVGNEKSCVWHARDFADGELKDELFCIRFASIENCKAFMQKFNEVAESEVEKEESKDASDTAGLLEKLTVEETKTEEKPVEKEKTEVEAEEKKKSEPEKADEEKKTEEAVPST, from the exons ATGGCCACCAACGAACCCGAGCACGAGCCCAGAGACGTTGAAGAAGCTGGAGCTAACGAGGACGAGGACACCGGAGCTCAGGTCGCTCCGATCGTTAGGCTTGAGGAGGTTGCCGTCACTACCGGCGAGGAAGACGAAGACGCCGTCCTCGATCT GAAATCGAAGCTGTATCGATTTGATAAGGAGGCGAATCAGTGGAAGGAGAGGGGTGCTGGTACTGTGAAGCTCTTGAAGCATAAGAGCACTGGGAAGATTCGTCTCGTTATGAGGCAATCGAAAACTCTCAAGATCTGTGCTAATCACTTTG TTACACAGGGCATGAGTGTTCAGGAACACGTGGGAAATGAAAAGTCTTGTGTGTGGCACGCACGTGACTTTGCTGATGGTGAACTCAAGGACGAGCTTTTCTGCATCCGATTTGCTTCTATTGAGA ACTGCAAAGCGTTTATGCAGAAGTTCAACGAAGTTGCTGAATCTGAAgtagagaaagaagagagcaaagaTGCCTCTGACACCGCTGGTCTTCTCGAGAAGTTGACCGTTGAAGAGACTAAAACAGAGGAGAAACCtgtggagaaggagaagactgAAGTGGAAGCAGAGGAGAAGAAAAAAAGCGAGCCGGAGAAAGCTGACGAAGAGAAGAAAACCGAAGAGGCTGTTCCCTCAACTTAA
- the LOC103836453 gene encoding loricrin, translated as MMGLRRTPLVLYILFVFHLHHDFTSVSSRSYSLDTNKESLHVNESKPVVDVFEGKARELAFVIKRKGIGGAGGGGGSTTSGGDGGSSGSSTSGGGGGGHSSVEGGGVSGQSWSNGGGRFGSSYAGRNGTRGLHRSSGRQNIRGAVCAAGWLGLSILLILA; from the coding sequence aTGATGGGCTTGAGAAGAACACCGTTGGTTTTATACATTCTCTTCGTCTTTCATCTTCATCACGATTTCACTTCCGTTAGCTCACGGTCTTACTCACTTGATACGAACAAAGAGAGTCTTCATGTAAATGAGTCAAAACCAGTTGTTGATGTGTTTGAAGGAAAGGCTCGAGAGTTAGCTTTCGTTATCAAAAGAAAAGGCATTGGAGGAGCTGGTGGAGGCGGCGGTAGCACCACGAGTGGAGGAGATGGGGGCAGCAGTGGTAGCAGCACGAGTGGAGGAGGTGGTGGCGGCCATAGCAGCGTGGAAGGAGGAGGTGTAAGCGGTCAAAGCTGGTCAAACGGCGGAGGACGTTTTGGTTCGAGTTATGCTGGTCGTAACGGTACTCGTGGATTGCATCGTTCAAGCGGCAGACAGAATATTCGAGGGGCAGTATGTGCGGCCGGTTGGTTGggtttatcaattttattaatattggcTTAG
- the LOC117127178 gene encoding uncharacterized protein LOC117127178 gives MLEDTETKQHQQKMAFRRTSLVLYTLFIFYLQHNLLSVSSRPHSADTNHETLPFYPSETDVVGFEGKTRELAVVIKKSFGGGRGGGSGSRGGGVGGRSRSRGVAGVIYPARSHFHRSSGSMNLRGAVCAVGWLCLSVLAGLFLI, from the coding sequence ATGCTAGAAGACACAGAAACCAAACAACACCAACAAAAAATGGCTTTCAGAAGAACATCTTTGGTTTTGTATACTCTCTTCATCTTTTATCTTCAACACAATTTGCTTTCCGTGAGCTCACGACCTCACTCAGCTGATACGAACCACGAGACTCTTCCTTTTTATCCCTCAGAGACGGATGTTGTTGGGTTTGAAGGAAAGACTCGTGAGTTAGCTGTTGTTATCAAAAAATCATTTGGTGGAGGACGTGGCGGCGGCAGTGGCAGCAGGGGAGGAGGAGTTGGAGGTCGAAGCCGATCACGTGGCGTGGCAGGTGTGATTTATCCGGCCAGATCGCATTTTCATCGTTCAAGCGGTAGCATGAACCTTCGAGGGGCAGTGTGTGCGGTCGGCTGGTTGTGTTTATCGGTGTTAGCCGGTTTATTCTTGATTTAG